AAGTGGGTCCCCAGATGTGATGTAACTAGTGTGAATTTTCAAAGTATGGTGGGTCTGAACAGTGGCTTTATATCTGTAGACTACTGCATTAGCTGCATGACACAGGCATTGTAAATTATTCTCCTGGTCAAGTTATGCTGTATATACTTATGTAAGTATGCAATGGTTTTAGATGATTACTGTCAGCCTTTTATAGCTTCTTTGTTTAGGGTATTCTATCATCTTTAGCATAGACCCTATCTTCGCATCAAATTTAATTTCCTGTTTGTCTGTTAGCCATTTATAATGTATTCTATCACAATTTTGAATTAGCTGTTTTTCATTACAACAAATGCAATACATTCCACATTTGATACAGAACACATTAGATGGCCCTGAAGAAGTAATTGTTTGATATGCCATAAACTCTATACTCTTATAaagtttcatgaaaaaaataccttttaatttaAGAAACCATGCTAAGAACAATTTAAGTGAtctatttatacagtatatccattTTGAGCAATACTGGAAAATTACATTGTTGGGTTTATAAATGACTATAGCCATACAGTCAGCATAGGTACATGTGTTTTGATGCAGATCCATATCTGAATGTAGattaacattaaacattttgttttattagaaTAACAAATGTAGAATATTTTGCAGCATTGACAGAGGTATGCATATATTCGGTTTTCATAGAGAACGTGGTGTCTCAAGCAACATGCTTTCTTCTGATATAACAAGGTTGTTTATCCTCCATGATTCCTTTTCTTTACCAGCCACCCCTCCCTTTCTCCTCCGTTGAGGAAAGCTGAAGGAAAAGCCCCCGCCCCAGGTGCCGCCGAGCTGCCTCCTGAGTACCTGACCAGCCCGCTCTCCCAACAATCCCAGGTAGAAGTAGATAATGAGATGGCTTAGTGGCAAACTGGTTGcagtggaaataaaaataaaaaattacccTCACCCTGCTCTGTATTGGAAGATCGGCCAATACTTCCCACCCCGTACGTAAACTTTTTGAACCACCCTTCTCTGGCAGGAGGCTGCAGCCCATCAGGACTAAAACCTCACACTACAATATTTCTTCCCAACTGGAGTGGGCCTCATCAGGAAGGCCCGAGACCCCCACTGACAGACTCTCAATCCACACAATTAATACATGTTACATTAACACACAATATTGTCCCTGGCAATTgcgtatattatatatactgtgaACTTTTGCACATCCCCAGATATCCTCATATTTATGCACACCCTGCACAAAATCGAGCTTCTGTTTATTcccattttaatgtttgttagCATCAAATACACCAAGGCACATTCCTTGCAAGTAAAAACTTAATATGACAATAAATCTCATTcggatttagatttttttcatccatccattgaGGTTTGTGGATCTTACAATTGCTCTACTCTCTTACCAGATGCCCCCCAAGAGAGATGAGGCAGCactgcaggaggaggaggagctgcagcTGGCCATTGCCCTTTCGCAGAGCGAGGCTGAGGAGAAGGAGCGAATGGTGAGTTAAACAGCAACAATTTCACTTTTGTATTGTTACTGTCTGTTTATTAAGAGGAAGTGATACATACCTGTATGTGTACTTACAGAGGCAAAAGAACTCTTACTCGATGTACCCCAAAGCTGATCCAACTCCAGTAACTTCCTCAGCACCACCAGTCAGCACCCTCTACACTTCCCCTGTGGTAAGACTTCTTCTCATGCTGCCTTTAgcttgatttatggttctgtggAGGCTCCACGCATACTTTCTGACTAAGGTGGggaatctgtagcaggaaaagttaaccctctccttgatttcatgttgcttatggaggagaaccaggaaatgagttgggggaaatgcaacgctaccaagccttGGCCGAGCGACATACGTCGCTGCAATGTGtagttacattacattttgagaggtgcacatCAGGCTACAGCGTAGGAACTGGCATAGGTTTGTGCCTCCAAGCAACGGTGTAGATTTTACACAGAAGTATATATTGAGCATTTCTTTCTGGCAAACTCAATTATCTATACTGTCAAAATTGTTTTTCATGATGAAAACAAGGATTAACTGTGTGATTTATTGAGGAAATTATTGAACTATGTTTTGTTACTGACCAATGTGAACTATATGCCCTCTCCAGAACTCCTCTGCTCCATCAGCTGAAGATGTAGACCCTGAGGTACATGTGGTATCTCTCTTCTTTCTATCTGCAAATGAAAGACTATTTGGAATCTTACATCATGCTTATAATACCGATTGTAATGTTTCACATTATTGCAGCTTGCCCGTTACCTGAACAGAACGTACTGggagaagaaacaggaagaggcTCGCAAGAGTCCCACCCCCTCAGCCCCTGCCTCAGTGCCATCGGCTGAGTCCCTTCCACCAATCAGTCAGCCAGTAGAAAGTCATGTCCCTgttgctgtccctgtctctgtccagCCAGTCAGCATAGTGGAGGTATGTTGAAACTTTGTGCTGAGAGCAGAAGttagtagtatttttttttatggctaGCTAAACTGGATTGGGCGGACCACAAATGACTCTCCGCGTTTTGGTTACCTCTTGTCCCCACCTTCAGCAGCAGTACCAGAACGGGGAGTCGGAAGAGAACCATGAGCAGTTCCTGAAGGCTCTGCAGAATTCTGTTACCACGTTCCTTAACCGCATGAAGAGCAACCACATGCGTGGGCGCAGCATCACCAACGACAGTGCTGTGCTCTCACTCTTCCAATCCATTAATAACATGCATCCACAGCTGTTGGACATCCTCAACCAGCTAGATGAGAAGCGATGTGAGTGTTAGTTGTGCATGAGTTTGTGTTAGCCAAAACATTTCTGTCACCCTGCGTGTCCAGTCTCTGAACTATCACATCCTGTATGTTGTCTGCAGTGTACTACGAAGGGCTGCAGGACAAGTTGGCACAGGTGCGTGATGCTCGGGCAGCCCTCAACGCACTTCGGGACGAACACAGAGAGAAGCTGCGTCGTGCTGCAGAggaagcagagagacagaggcagaTACAGCTGGCACAAAAACTGGAGATAATGAGGCAGAAGAAACAGGTTAGGAAATTAGTCTCCCCAAAATGCTTCATATTGATCCACCATTCATTACTATGCTCACAAGTGTCTGTCTTTGAACTGCAGGAGTACCTGGAGATGCAACGACAGCTGGCCATCCAGCGCCTCCAGGAGCAGGAAAAGGAAAGGCAGATGCGTCTGGAGCAGCAGAAACACACAGTCCAGATGAGAGCCCAAATGCCTGCTTTCTCGCTGCCTTACGCCCAGGTACACACTGCGTACGTCATTGGGATGAGCAGAATGATTGATTGTGAGGGTAGCACCCAGTGCGAATAGTTGGCATGACACATGGGCCTTCAGTGCAATCCGGTATTAACTGCGCTCTTTGTAATTccaattttaatttattgttcacatttttctagagctgggcaatatatcgatgttaTATAGATAtggtgatatgagactagatatcgtcttatggattttggatatcgtaatatggcattgttgacttttcctggttttaaaggctgcgttacagtaaagtgatgtcattttctaaacttaccagactgtaacttttctattatttgcctttacccacttagtcattatattcacattactgatgatcaaaaatctcattgtgtaaatatttagtgaaagCACCATTCAACATGACAATATTGTTGTGGTATCAATAtggaggtatttggtcaaaaatattgtgatattcgattttctccatattgcccaacccttcattttccatttaaataaattgaGTATTTACAGTAGAAACCATATTTACCTCTTTATAAATCTTTGGGAATAAATGTCTGATAATTTAATACAATATGTGTTGTCACGCAGATGCAGTCTTTGCCCCCCAATGTGGCAGGAGGGGTTGTGTACCAGCCTGGTGCTCCACCAAGCTACCCAGGCACCTTCAGTCCTGCTGGTTCTGTGGAGGGTTCACCTATGCACAACATTTATATGAACCCGCCTGGGCAGACTGCACCACCACAGTACCAGGCTATGCCCAGTGCTGCTCCAGGTAAGAAAACAAACTTTTAATAGTTGCAGAACTAGAAAATCTACCATTTTTAATTGTCCTATTGCAGTATATTCAGTCAGAAAACATTTGGCATGATACTTTAATCAAGCATTTGACTTATTGTCCTCTTTTCCTCCAGATCCTAATATGGTTAATGCATACATGTACCAGGCATCAAGCACCAATGGTCagcctgctcctcctcctggtCAGGGTCCGCCGACTACTAGTCCACCCTATTCCAACTATCAGCCCACACCCACTCAGGGCTACCAGGTGTGATTGACTTACCCTTTTATTTTGTGATCAATTAAGCACCAATATATTTAAAGAGAATTAATTAGCCCACTAACTTTCGTCCTTGTTCTGTGCAGAATGCAGTGTCTCAGGCCCAGAGTATGCCCCCCATGTCCCAGCCTGCCCCCACTAATGGTATGGGTTACATGGGCTACCAGCCATACAGCATGCAGAACATGATTCCAGCATTGCCAGGACAGGACCCCAATATGCCCCCCCAACAGCAGTACATGCCAGGCCAGCCGCCCATGTACCAACAGGTCAGCCTCTTGCCACCAGATGTTAGCATTAAGAAAACCTTGTAAAGAGTTTGCAACAGACTGTGGCAAATTAAAGTGTTGTTTCATACTGAAATAAGAAGCTCTGTTAGTTATGTATTAgtatctttatttctttttttttacttttgaggTTATCTCAATCCTTGCTCATCCTCCTATTTTTTACCTTTACATCCTTTTCTTTCTAGGTGGCTCCCCCTGGTGGCCCGCAGCAGCAGCCGGTCTCTCAGGCTGTGCCCGGCAGCTCTGAGGCACAGCTCATCTCCTTCGACTGAAAGCCTGCACGCTGCAGGGTCTGACACACTACACCCCCTCCTCATTTGATTTTTCTCCTCACTCTCTAGACTCTCTGCCCTCTGGAAACACACACCTCCCACCTTGCTGTGATGTTGTGGCAATGTAAAATATTGTGATGATGTTGCAGAACTGTTGCTCTTCTTGCTTCTTCCCCACTTAAGTATGGGGAAGCTACAAGACAGGGCGCCAAACCCAGACCttcctcccctcttcctccctctttccAGCTGATATGTATGTAGTATTTCCTTATTAAATGAATATCTGCAGCTCAGAAATAGTCAGTggtattaaagttttaaaaaatgaataagaaaatataataatttagGATAAAAAGAAGACAAGACATAACCATCCTTTGTCTCATATTTTTCTATAGCATAATTTGCATGttaaattttaattttctgGAATGGATGTGAACTACTGCAACATATCCTAACGGTTTGGGTAGTGATAGACATCTGGACAGTATGTGCTGGTTAAGAAAGTGTGGGTGGTAAAGAGTGATGTCTAGGGAGAGAGCGCAGTCAAATGGCACTATCTCACATCTCCATCAGGCCCACAGCTTGCCATTCTAGCTGTAGTTTTCTGTTCATGAGCACACAAACTAGTGTCATCTTGTCTTGTTTTGGAATTATTTGTTGTGCACTGCTTGGAATATCCCGTGTCTTAATGTAGTTTTATTAAATAACGAAACATGCAGGGATTGTACATTGTGGGATGAGTGATAACTGGGTGGTTGTTTAATCCTAATATACTTTTCTAAGTTAAATTAAATGACACAACTAGtgggcataaatatacatactAAAGCAGTACAGCAACCCTAATAGCATCCCACACTTAATTAAAATGATTTCTGTTGCCGATGATAAAGAACTGTCACAAGATAACACCTTAATCTAATTAACTGCAAATGACCTCCAGGCACCCCATCCCCCTGTCCATTTGGTTGTACTGTCACAGGTGAGGATATCTACATAGTAAGTACAGGTGGGAACTCTTTTCTAAAGTGTACTTGGCTCTACATAAAATGTGGAAATGCTTACAGAGCGAACATGAGTGCCGCATGTATGTATCACACACATCCAATCAGTAATTACCGTAACCATTCAGTTGCAATCTGTGAACTTCTTTTTTCCATCATACTTATCTGTCTGactttaaaagtaattttaaaattatatttaataaatatCTGGTTCTTATTGTCCccttgcttttttgttttttttctaaaaccttcCACAGGATTTGAAAAGAAAGATATGAATTGTATGACAACTTTTATTCATGGAAATACAGTGTTCCATGTCCCATTGATGCATGTTTCAGTAAGAGGGGTAAAGGCCAAAGCATAACATTAAGTGACATGACAAAATGTGCTTTAAATTGTGCATAGGTACTATATACAAAACTCTTTTCCTTGTACAGTATGGCTTCTTTAAAGTTTTCTGAAGATGAGGCATTTGTAGTATTCTTTCATCTCAATctggaaattaaaaacaatacaaatgtaaatgctaaattgTAGTTAAATACCAAGTAGCTGATCCAAGTTATAGTAAGTGACTCACAATCCTCTCCATACGCATCTCGTTCTCATAGGCCAGCTGTCTCAACACATTGATGTCTGGAAGACCCCACTCTGGATCCCTGTGTTTAAGCATGTAATAAGTCAATTTACATCCTACTAGCAGAGCTTCACCAGACACTTACTGTTACCGTGTTTTATTCGGGAAAATAAACGGTCACTCACATTTGTCGAAGCTCCGCATCCAGATGTTCATTACAACTTGGTGTAATAGTGCCATTAACAGCATACACCTGGAACAAGATTTGGAAAGATGTCAGTTTTTGCATGTAACACACATGATAGCATCACGCTATATTGAGTTCATAGTAAATACTTTTGGTACATACCGCATAAGTTATTAAAAGGCCATTTTGCCTTAGGATCTGACCTGCTCCATTGAAAACACCCTTGgaaaaattatcaaaaaaatgtttatgaaaCATGTctttgatcattttgtgatcTGTTTTATGGATATTCACACATCATTTTTTGTACCATGAATTTCTCTCACAAGTTATCTCAgtatctttgattttttttttttatataaccaAGCCTACCTGTGCTGTTTTGAAGGAGCTGTATTGTAGTAAGTTAATGGCAACAATAACATCACAGGATCTGCGAGAAAGGCCGGCCCATTTCTCCCACGGTTCCCTGGCATCCAGGTGGACTGGCTGCAGCACATTCTTTGCATGGGTTGCAGCAATGTATGCCTTAATACTGTAAGTGAGTATGTAGACTTaattgtacatttaaaattttgaatCAGATTCTCCTAAATGAATTCCTGCTGTTTCATATCCACATGACTAAATAATGTACAACCTGTTTCCCATTTGAGCTTACTGTCACACACCGTATGACTACTGTATTGCCATTCTCTTGGATCAGTAGTAgattgttgtgtgtgatgtatggAAGCCACACACCTGTTCCGAGACTCTTCTTTGATGTCTGATGGCTGCCAGGTAACAAAGGGCATCTTTTGGGCAAAGCGTATGACATGCTGCCCAGTTCCAGAGCCCAACTCTAAGGCAAACAGCTGCCTGTGGGACTGGTCTTCCAGCACATCTTCAAGCACTAAACACAGATCTTCCCAGTTCCTCTCTGCCTGAGGAGACAGCAGCATGGTCTGGAGGAGAAAAGCAGAAAGATTTGTTACCATATCATATTTTATTGCCACCCTatgcaattattttttctttctcagagGATTCATCTTACCTTAACTTGCACTGGTTAAACGAGACTAATATTGCTGGAGTCTGGATGTGGTGGATGACTATAACAGCAGAtgggtgcagagattacctagTTAAGAGGATTCCCTCGGTTCTCCTCCCCAGTGTTCAGCACTGGTACAGGACAGGTaggtaggacacacacacacacacacacaaacacgcaaagCATATAAACAGGGACAGAGATCAGTTCATACCATAACTTTGTGTCTTACTAGCAATACCAGTCATCATAAATCATAATGAGAGGTATTATATTGCAAATGttgtatattaataataaaatacaatatgcaGATACAATATAATATACCAGAGGGTGTTTACCTTACTGCCATTTTGTGTTCATAGTGAGGAACTGCAAAATAACAGTGTTAATCATTAACTGTGTTTGTGTAGTATTGGGTATAAAAATACATGAGTGAATCTTTTACAACTGTATTTCAGTACTGGGTGCATTACaacatatatgtgtatgttgttAATGCAGGTACTGTTACAATTTGTACTAAATATGAAAAAATACTCATACCATTAAAGattaataatacaatattaATAAACCATAGGTTTTAATATGt
The nucleotide sequence above comes from Etheostoma spectabile isolate EspeVRDwgs_2016 chromosome 15, UIUC_Espe_1.0, whole genome shotgun sequence. Encoded proteins:
- the zgc:103625 gene encoding methyltransferase-like 26 B isoform X1, which encodes MVTNLSAFLLQTMLLSPQAERNWEDLCLVLEDVLEDQSHRQLFALELGSGTGQHVIRFAQKMPFVTWQPSDIKEESRNSIKAYIAATHAKNVLQPVHLDAREPWEKWAGLSRRSCDVIVAINLLQYSSFKTAQGVFNGAGQILRQNGLLITYAVYAVNGTITPSCNEHLDAELRQMDPEWGLPDINVLRQLAYENEMRMERIIEMKEYYKCLIFRKL
- the hgs gene encoding hepatocyte growth factor-regulated tyrosine kinase substrate isoform X4, which produces MGKGGGTFERLLDKATSQLLLETDWESILQICDLIRQGDAQAKYAIGAIKKKLNDKNPHVALYALEVLESVVKNCGQTVHDEVASKQTMEELKDLLKKQTEPNVRNKILYLIQAWAHAFRNEPKYKVVQDTYQIMKVEGHVFPEFKESDAMFAAERAPDWVDAEECHRCRVQFGVMTRKHHCRACGQIFCGKCSSKCSTIPKFGIEKEVRVCEPCFELLNNHPSLSPPLRKAEGKAPAPGAAELPPEYLTSPLSQQSQMPPKRDEAALQEEEELQLAIALSQSEAEEKERMRQKNSYSMYPKADPTPVTSSAPPVSTLYTSPVNSSAPSAEDVDPELARYLNRTYWEKKQEEARKSPTPSAPASVPSAESLPPISQPVESHVPVAVPVSVQPVSIVEQQYQNGESEENHEQFLKALQNSVTTFLNRMKSNHMRGRSITNDSAVLSLFQSINNMHPQLLDILNQLDEKRLYYEGLQDKLAQVRDARAALNALRDEHREKLRRAAEEAERQRQIQLAQKLEIMRQKKQEYLEMQRQLAIQRLQEQEKERQMRLEQQKHTVQMRAQMPAFSLPYAQMQSLPPNVAGGVVYQPGAPPSYPGTFSPAGSVEGSPMHNIYMNPPGQTAPPQYQAMPSAAPDPNMVNAYMYQASSTNGQPAPPPGQGPPTTSPPYSNYQPTPTQGYQNAVSQAQSMPPMSQPAPTNGMGYMGYQPYSMQNMIPALPGQDPNMPPQQQYMPGQPPMYQQVAPPGGPQQQPVSQAVPGSSEAQLISFD
- the hgs gene encoding hepatocyte growth factor-regulated tyrosine kinase substrate isoform X1, with the protein product MGKGGGTFERLLDKATSQLLLETDWESILQICDLIRQGDAQAKYAIGAIKKKLNDKNPHVALYALEVLESVVKNCGQTVHDEVASKQTMEELKDLLKKQTEPNVRNKILYLIQAWAHAFRNEPKYKVVQDTYQIMKVEGHVFPEFKESDAMFAAERAPDWVDAEECHRCRVQFGVMTRKHHCRACGQIFCGKCSSKCSTIPKFGIEKEVRVCEPCFELLNNHPSLSPPLRKAEGKAPAPGAAELPPEYLTSPLSQQSQVEMPPKRDEAALQEEEELQLAIALSQSEAEEKERMRQKNSYSMYPKADPTPVTSSAPPVSTLYTSPVNSSAPSAEDVDPELARYLNRTYWEKKQEEARKSPTPSAPASVPSAESLPPISQPVESHVPVAVPVSVQPVSIVEQQYQNGESEENHEQFLKALQNSVTTFLNRMKSNHMRGRSITNDSAVLSLFQSINNMHPQLLDILNQLDEKRLYYEGLQDKLAQVRDARAALNALRDEHREKLRRAAEEAERQRQIQLAQKLEIMRQKKQEYLEMQRQLAIQRLQEQEKERQMRLEQQKHTVQMRAQMPAFSLPYAQMQSLPPNVAGGVVYQPGAPPSYPGTFSPAGSVEGSPMHNIYMNPPGQTAPPQYQAMPSAAPDPNMVNAYMYQASSTNGQPAPPPGQGPPTTSPPYSNYQPTPTQGYQNAVSQAQSMPPMSQPAPTNGMGYMGYQPYSMQNMIPALPGQDPNMPPQQQYMPGQPPMYQQVAPPGGPQQQPVSQAVPGSSEAQLISFD
- the hgs gene encoding hepatocyte growth factor-regulated tyrosine kinase substrate isoform X2 codes for the protein MGKGGGTFERLLDKATSQLLLETDWESILQICDLIRQGDAQAKYAIGAIKKKLNDKNPHVALYALEVLESVVKNCGQTVHDEVASKQTMEELKDLLKKQTEPNVRNKILYLIQAWAHAFRNEPKYKVVQDTYQIMKVEGHVFPEFKESDAMFAAERAPDWVDAEECHRCRVQFGVMTRKHHCRACGQIFCGKCSSKCSTIPKFGIEKEVRVCEPCFELLNNHPSLSPPLRKAEGKAPAPGAAELPPEYLTSPLSQQSQVEMPPKRDEAALQEEEELQLAIALSQSEAEEKERMRQKNSYSMYPKADPTPVTSSAPPVSTLYTSPVNSSAPSAEDVDPELARYLNRTYWEKKQEEARKSPTPSAPASVPSAESLPPISQPVESHVPVAVPVSVQPVSIVEQYQNGESEENHEQFLKALQNSVTTFLNRMKSNHMRGRSITNDSAVLSLFQSINNMHPQLLDILNQLDEKRLYYEGLQDKLAQVRDARAALNALRDEHREKLRRAAEEAERQRQIQLAQKLEIMRQKKQEYLEMQRQLAIQRLQEQEKERQMRLEQQKHTVQMRAQMPAFSLPYAQMQSLPPNVAGGVVYQPGAPPSYPGTFSPAGSVEGSPMHNIYMNPPGQTAPPQYQAMPSAAPDPNMVNAYMYQASSTNGQPAPPPGQGPPTTSPPYSNYQPTPTQGYQNAVSQAQSMPPMSQPAPTNGMGYMGYQPYSMQNMIPALPGQDPNMPPQQQYMPGQPPMYQQVAPPGGPQQQPVSQAVPGSSEAQLISFD
- the hgs gene encoding hepatocyte growth factor-regulated tyrosine kinase substrate isoform X5 encodes the protein MGKGGGTFERLLDKATSQLLLETDWESILQICDLIRQGDAQAKYAIGAIKKKLNDKNPHVALYALEVLESVVKNCGQTVHDEVASKQTMEELKDLLKKQTEPNVRNKILYLIQAWAHAFRNEPKYKVVQDTYQIMKVEGHVFPEFKESDAMFAAERAPDWVDAEECHRCRVQFGVMTRKHHCRACGQIFCGKCSSKCSTIPKFGIEKEVRVCEPCFELLNNHPSLSPPLRKAEGKAPAPGAAELPPEYLTSPLSQQSQMPPKRDEAALQEEEELQLAIALSQSEAEEKERMRQKNSYSMYPKADPTPVTSSAPPVSTLYTSPVNSSAPSAEDVDPELARYLNRTYWEKKQEEARKSPTPSAPASVPSAESLPPISQPVESHVPVAVPVSVQPVSIVEQYQNGESEENHEQFLKALQNSVTTFLNRMKSNHMRGRSITNDSAVLSLFQSINNMHPQLLDILNQLDEKRLYYEGLQDKLAQVRDARAALNALRDEHREKLRRAAEEAERQRQIQLAQKLEIMRQKKQEYLEMQRQLAIQRLQEQEKERQMRLEQQKHTVQMRAQMPAFSLPYAQMQSLPPNVAGGVVYQPGAPPSYPGTFSPAGSVEGSPMHNIYMNPPGQTAPPQYQAMPSAAPDPNMVNAYMYQASSTNGQPAPPPGQGPPTTSPPYSNYQPTPTQGYQNAVSQAQSMPPMSQPAPTNGMGYMGYQPYSMQNMIPALPGQDPNMPPQQQYMPGQPPMYQQVAPPGGPQQQPVSQAVPGSSEAQLISFD
- the hgs gene encoding hepatocyte growth factor-regulated tyrosine kinase substrate isoform X3 codes for the protein MGKGGGTFERLLDKATSQLLLETDWESILQICDLIRQGDAQAKYAIGAIKKKLNDKNPHVALYALEVLESVVKNCGQTVHDEVASKQTMEELKDLLKTEPNVRNKILYLIQAWAHAFRNEPKYKVVQDTYQIMKVEGHVFPEFKESDAMFAAERAPDWVDAEECHRCRVQFGVMTRKHHCRACGQIFCGKCSSKCSTIPKFGIEKEVRVCEPCFELLNNHPSLSPPLRKAEGKAPAPGAAELPPEYLTSPLSQQSQVEMPPKRDEAALQEEEELQLAIALSQSEAEEKERMRQKNSYSMYPKADPTPVTSSAPPVSTLYTSPVNSSAPSAEDVDPELARYLNRTYWEKKQEEARKSPTPSAPASVPSAESLPPISQPVESHVPVAVPVSVQPVSIVEQQYQNGESEENHEQFLKALQNSVTTFLNRMKSNHMRGRSITNDSAVLSLFQSINNMHPQLLDILNQLDEKRLYYEGLQDKLAQVRDARAALNALRDEHREKLRRAAEEAERQRQIQLAQKLEIMRQKKQEYLEMQRQLAIQRLQEQEKERQMRLEQQKHTVQMRAQMPAFSLPYAQMQSLPPNVAGGVVYQPGAPPSYPGTFSPAGSVEGSPMHNIYMNPPGQTAPPQYQAMPSAAPDPNMVNAYMYQASSTNGQPAPPPGQGPPTTSPPYSNYQPTPTQGYQNAVSQAQSMPPMSQPAPTNGMGYMGYQPYSMQNMIPALPGQDPNMPPQQQYMPGQPPMYQQVAPPGGPQQQPVSQAVPGSSEAQLISFD
- the zgc:103625 gene encoding methyltransferase-like 26 B isoform X2, encoding MLLSPQAERNWEDLCLVLEDVLEDQSHRQLFALELGSGTGQHVIRFAQKMPFVTWQPSDIKEESRNSIKAYIAATHAKNVLQPVHLDAREPWEKWAGLSRRSCDVIVAINLLQYSSFKTAQGVFNGAGQILRQNGLLITYAVYAVNGTITPSCNEHLDAELRQMDPEWGLPDINVLRQLAYENEMRMERIIEMKEYYKCLIFRKL